The following is a genomic window from Candidatus Eremiobacterota bacterium.
GATCGACGCGGCGTACGTCTCGAGCGCTGGAACGTTGGTCAGCGCGGCGACCGCGACGCCCGGGATGCTCTCGATCGCGAAGAACAGGTCGCGCGTCTCGAGCAGGACGCTCGCGAAGCTCGCCGGCCGTTCCTTCGGCGCGTCCTCGACCCGGACGCCGGCCGGCGCGTCGAGCTGCGGCGGCGGCCGGCGGACGAACCGCACCTGCAGCGGCAGCGGCGCCGAGCGTGCCTGCAACTGCGTGGCCAGCGTGCCGAGCTCGCGCGCGAAGTCGAACAAGGCTGCGTTCGCAGCGCTCGCGGCGTTGTCGGCGGCGAGCGCTGCCTCTGCGGCGCGCTGGTAGTCCAGGTCGAGCGGCATTCTCCGCTTGTTCCCAGGCCGGAGAATTTTCTTCACTTCGCCGCGCGCGTCAGCCGCCCGGAACGTCGATGGGGCGCTCGCGGTGGAGCAGCAGCCAGTCGCCGTTCTCGATGAGCGCCTCACGCCCGAGATCGCGCAGGACGTCGCGCGCGGCGGGGAGGTTCTGTTCCGGAGATTCTTCGATGAGCGACTTCAGGTGCGTCGCCGCTCGCGCGAAGATGAGCTGCATGCGGCGGTATTGCTTGACGTGCGAAGACCAGGCGCGCTTCTCGCTGTAGTTGTGAAGCAACCCCGCGATCACGGCGCTCAGCGCGACCGCGACGACGAACCGCTCGCGCACGGCTCCGTCGAGATCCGTGCGGTTCAAGCCGAGGTAGACGGCGACGACGAGCGCGACGACAAGGCCGCCGGCGAACGCAACCGAAGCCGCCGCGTTGAACGCCTCGGCTTTGCGCTCTTCCTTGAGCGCGGCGCGCTCAAACCAGGTGCCCTGGCCGAGGATCCAATCGTCGTACACCGCTTGAAGCCGTTCGGCGAGCGGCCGCCTTTCGGGCGCGCGAACCTCCGCCGCGTCGGCGAGGACCCTGCAAGACCGGATCGAGTCGCGGATCCAGTCGAGCTCGCTCTTCTGCTTGCGCAGGTAGTAGCCGGCGACCGAGTCGGCGATTCCGGCGACGCGCCAGAAGTGAAGGATGCGCAAGCCCTCGGCGAGTGCGCGGTAGTCCTGATAACGCTCTTCGAACGCCGCGCGCCGGGCGAACAGAAAGATGATCGTGGCAGCCACGAAGCCCAGCGCGTCGGCGGCGAGCCAGCCGGGACTGCCGTGCAGATGCGCGTACACTTCGAAGGCGGTGACCGAGAGGCCGACGATCCAGAAGATGGCGAGCAGCGCGCGATACGCCTTCTGCTGGTAGACGATGGCGAGCCTGTCGGCGATCGCGTGCAGCTCGCCGGCCGGCGATCGCAGCTCGGTTTCCGGCGCCGCCGGAACTCCTTGCTGCAGCGCATCGCGGTTGAACGTGTCGACGCGCCGGTAAATGCGGTCGTAGAACGCCGCGGCTTCGCCGCGATCGTTCCAACTCTGCGGGTACAGCACCTCGAGCGCGAACGCCTTGTCGGGAACCGCCTCGATGTGAGCGCGCGGCGTCGTGATGTGATAGACGGGGCCGCTTTCGAAGCCGTCGAGCGGGCTCGGCCGCCGAGCATACGGCTCGGGCACGCCGCGCAGCTTGTACTCCACGATGCACGCGGTGCCGCCGACGCGGCCGGGGTTCCGGCCGTCCCACAGCGCGATCAGCACGTCGCTGTTGACGGCGATGTACGCTCCCGCCGCCGCGTAGCGCCGGTCGCGCGCGTCGCCTTCGAGCGGCGCGCCGGCTGGATGATCGGGGTCGGTGAACGGGACGACGAACAGCGCTTGCGCCTGCGCTCGAAAGCGCTCGAACTCCGCTAGCGATTCGGGCGCAGTGAAGTCGGTCCGATAGTCTTCTTCCGGCATCGGGATCGGTGCGATGAGCGTCGCTCCGTGGGCCAGACCGACGCGCGCGACGAGACGGTCGGCGCCCTCCGCCAACGCCGACAGCACGACGAGCGGCGTGTGCGGAAAGTCGCGCTTCAGCCGGGCGAAGATCGTCTCGACTTCGGCCTCCAGCCGCGGGCAGTCGGCGGGGCGCAGGTCACGGTGACCCGTGACGCCGACGATGAGCGGGAGCTTCCCTTGCGGATTCGCCGTCGGTTCCATTCCTCACGCGTCTCGCGGCTGGTTGGGGGAACGTTGTCGTACTAGGAGGTTACACCGTTCGCCGGGCCAGCTCCGCCACCGCAAAGCTGCGGCGGCGGGAACGCGGTTTGCCGGTCCCGTACGAGCCGACCATGCCGAACGGACGCACGCCGCCGACCTCGATCTACGTGATGGCCTACGATCAGTGCGACGAGCTCGATGTCGTCGGGCCGTGCGGGGTGTTCGCGGCGGCGAACTTCTTTCTGAGCCAAAAGCGAAGCGACGACGACCCGCAACCGCGCGGGAAGACCTTCACCGTGCGTGTCGTCGCGGTCGACGACTCAGGCGCGGTCGAAGCGCAGGGTTCCGCCGGGCCGCTGTATTTCGTGACGGGCATACAGGGGCTCACGCTCGGCGTCGAGCCCTGGGACGGCGACGATCTGCCCGACCTGCTATTCGTCGCCGGCGGCAATACCGAGGCCGGCACCGGGATCCGCCGTCAGGCGGAGAACAAGGCGTTCATCGGCGCGATCGCGCGGCAGCACACGGCGGGCAAGCAGGTCGTCTCGCTGTGCACCGGCGTGCTCGGCCTCCTCAAGGCCGGCATCCTGCGCGGGCGTCGCATCACCGGCCATCCGGACGTGCTCAACGAGCTGGTGCAGAGCGGCGCGCACGTGTTCAACCCGGACTGGGAAGCGCGCGTCGTCGACGACGGCGACCTCATCACGGCGGGCGGCGTCACCTCGGGGATCGACGAAGCGCTGCACATCGTGCGCGCGTTCTGGCCCGACGATCCGCAGCTCGAAAGCGACGTGCGCGACTTTATCGACTTTCGCTACCGCAGCCCGATCGTCGGCCCGCCCTCATCGTAGCGACGGCGCTTAGAGCTTCGGCTGGAACTGCGGGTCGCCGAACTGCCAGAGCAGGAACGCGTACTCGTCCGCGTTCAGCGCGACCGCTTGCGCGCGGCCGCTCCCGATCAGCCCGTGGCCGCCTTCGTAGTCGACGCGCAGCAGCACGGGCTTCCCGCTCGCGCTGTCGTACTGCAGCGCGGCGGTCATCTTCGCCGCCTGCCACGGGTCGACGCGTGGATCGTTGATTCCGGTCGTCAGCATCACCGCCGGGTACTTCGTCCCCTTGACGAGGTGGTGGAACGCGCTGGTCGCGTACAGGTTCTTGAAGCCCTGCTCCGTCTTCACCGAGCCGAACTCGGGGACGTTCGGCAAACCGTTCGGCGTCGTCTCGATCCGCAGCTGATCCGAGACGGGGACTTCGTCGAGCACCGCCGCGAAGACGCTCGGCGCGGTGGTGATCGCACCGCCCATCGTGATCCCGCCCGCGCTGCCGCCGCGCGCGCCGAGCTTCGCCGGCGAGGTGTAGCCCTTCGCTTCCAGCCATCGCGCGCAGTCGACGAAGTCGCTGATCGTCTTCACCTTGTTCGCGTCCTTGCCGGCAAGGTGCCATTCTTCGCCGTACTCGCCGCCGCCGCGCACGTGGCAGACCGCATAGACGCCGCCCTGCTCGAACCACGCCATGCGCGCGGCCGAGAAGCCTGGGCTGATCGGAATCGCGTACGCTCCGTACGCGTACAAGACGGTCGGGTTCGATCCGTCGAGCTTCAGGTCGCGGCGGTGGACGATCGAGAGCGGAACCGGCGTCCCGTCGGATGCGGGCACCTTCACCTCGTCCGCGACGATGTTCGAGAAGTCGACCGGCGAGGGCGGGTCGAGCTTCGTGTCGACCAGCGCGTTCGCTTGCGCGTCGTACGCGTACCACAGCGGCGAGGCGGTCCACGAGGTGAGCTGCGCCAGGAAGCCGGGACGGTCGTACTCGGTCGCGAGGCCCGTGACGCTTCCGTTCACCGGGAGCGGGACGTCGCGCGTCGAGCCGTCGTAGCCGACGCGCGTGATGCGGCCTAGGCCGTCCTCGCGCGAAGCGACGTAGAGCGCGTCGCTCGCGGTGGCGAGCCCGTCGATGACGCGCGTTCCCGCGGGAACGACGTCGGTCGCCCGCGCGATCGAGCCCGTCGCGACGTCGAACTTGACGATCTTGTAGCGCGGCGCGTCCTTCGCGGTCATCGCGTAGACGGTGCTGCCGTGAATCGCCGCGTTCGTCACCTTGTCCGCGGGGCGGATCACGAGCTTCCATTGTATCGTGGCTGGGTTCGCGAGCGCGCTCTTCGGCGCGGCATAGACGCTCACGAACGGATCCACGCCGTTGACGAGCACGCCGCCGACGTACGGGGACTCCGGCGAGACGCCGACCGAGGCGAACGCGCTCGGCGGCACCTCGAGGTTCGGATCGACGCCGGCGCCGAACACCGCGACGTCGGCACTCCCCGGCTGCCCGACGACGTGGCGGTACGTGCGAACGTTCTGGTACTTCGCCATCGGCGAGCCGCCCGGCGGAATCGCTTGGCGCTTCATGTAGTAGAACGCCTTGTCGTCATCGGCCCACGAGGTCACGCCGAAGTCGGCGAGGTCGGACGCGTCGGGAAGCGTCTTGCCGCTCGCGACGTCGACGACGCGGACGACCGCGTTTTCCGAGCCGCCCGCGGCGAGCCCGTAGGCGACCCGCGCGCCGTCGTTCGAGACGCTGAAGAACGCGATCGCCTGGCGCGGCCCCGGGAGCTTGTCGGGATCGACGAGGACGCGTTCGGCGCCACCGATTCCGGAGCGCACGTAGAGCTTCATCGAGTTCGCGCCCGGCGGCAGCTTCTGGTAGAAGTACGCGCCGTGGCGTGCGACGACGTCGGCGGAAACGTTCGAGGTCTCCGAGAGCTCGAGCAGCCGCGCGGCGAGCGCGGCGCGCCCGGGAATCGCGTCGAGGATCGTGCGCGTGCGGTCGTTCTGCGCCTTGAGGAACGCCTGCAGGTCCGGGCCGCCGCTCTCCATCCAGCGGTACGGGTCGACGACCGCCGTTCCGAAGTAGGTGTCGGTGACCGGGATGCGTTTCGCTACCGGCGGCGGCGGGAGCGCTGCCTGCGCAAGCGCCGTGCCGGCCAGCACGGCGGCGGCGGCGAGGGCAGCGACCTTCGGGACCATACCGGACGGGTGGGACGCCGGAGGCCGTCCCACCTGCTCCGAACGAATGCGGAGGTCCGGCTCCGAAGCCGTCCGCGGGCGGCTCGGGTTGGAGAGGAAAACGATGCAACGAGAACCCCCTCGCCCGTGTTCTTCCGGCAGCCCAACATCTGTCGGAGAAGACCATGATCCTCATTCTCGTGCTGCTCACCGTCGTCGCGATCGGCCTCGCCGCGATCGCGCTGGCGGAACCGCGCCGCTCGCCGTACGCGGGCGTGTGGAACGACGAGACCGAACGGCGGTTGCTCCGTGACCGTTCCGCCGGCCGCGTCTGGTGGTGAGGTGGCCGTTGTCTGCCCGGCCGACAGCTTCGATGCCGACGCGCTGCTCGCCGGAGCGCTGGCGCGCGACCTCGATCGCGCGTTCGAGCAGCTCGTCGTCGCGTACCGCGTGCGCGTCGTGACGTTCGTCGCGCGGATGCTGCACGACGACGCGCGCGCCGAGGACGTCGCGCAAGACGTCTTCGTGCGCGCGTACCGCGCGCTGCGCACCTATCCGGCGCAGCGCATCGCCGACCTGCGGCTGCGCTCGTGGTTGTTCGCGATCGCGCACAACCTCACGCGCAACGTGTTTCGCGACGCACCGCCGCCGGCCGAGCCGCTCGAATACGCCGACGGCGCGCCGCGCGCGGAATTGCTCGCTCCTGAACCGGGGCCGGAGCAGCTCGCGCTGCGCGGTGAAGCGTGGCGGTCGGTCGACGCGGCGATCGCTCAGCTCACGCCGGCGCTGCGCGCCGCGTTCGTGCTGCGCTACGTCGACGAGCTGCCCTACGACGAGATCGCCGCGACGCTCGGTCAACCGGTCGGGACCGTGAAGGCGTCGGCCCACCGCGGCCTGCTCGCCGTGCGCGCGCAACTGGGAGCGAACGATGGCTGATCTGCGCGACTTCGGATTCGCGACGCGACGCACCGTGCCGCACGACTTCACCACCAAGATCTTCGCGGAGATCGGACTCGACCGCTACGTCGTCGCGACCTCGGTCCTCGGTGACGTCTATCTGGCCTGGAGCGCGCACGGCGTCTCGGCGGTTCGGCTCGCCGGCGACGAAGCGGCGTTCGAAGCCTGGTACCGCGAACGGTTCGACTGCAATTGCGTGCCGGCGCTGGAAGACGACGAGATCGCCTCGGCGGCGCGCGCGAAGCTGGGGGGCGAAGACGCCGAGGTGCCGATCGATCTGCGGTCGTGCTCGGACTTCGAGCAGCGCGTGCTGCGCAAGGCGAGCGAGATCGGGCGGGGCCACGCGCGGCCGTACGGCTGGCTCGCGCGCGAGCTCGGCGCGCCGGACGCGAAGCGCGCGGTCGGGAACGCGCTCGCGAGCAACCCGGTTCCGCTGCTGATCCCGTGTCATCGCGTGATCCGCGCCGACAACACGAGCGGCAACTACGTCTTCGGCAGCGAGGCGAAGCAGCGGCTGTTGGAGCGCGAAGGGCTCGACTTCGAAGCGCTCGCCGCGTACTCGCGGCGCGGTTTCCGCTACGTCGGCTGCGAGCGCGGATGGTTTTGTCTGCCGACCTGCGGTGACGTCCTGAGCGAGCTCGACGACGGCGCGCATTTCGGTCTGCGTGACCTGGACGACGCGCACGCTCACGGCCTGAGGCCGTGCGGAATTTGTCGTCCGGTGGCGGCGTAGAGGCGCGCCACGAAGACCGTGCCGAGACCGAACCACAGCGCCGCGAACGCGAAGGCGAGCGCGTAGCCGAGCTGCGGCGAGACCGGTTTGCTCGCGGCCAGCACGAGGCCCGTCAAACCGGGCGCGATCATCTGCGGCAGCACGAACGAGGTGTGCCAGATCCCCATGTCCTTCCCGGCGTCGGCGAGGTCGGGAAGGACTGCGATCGCGAGCGCCCAGTCCACCGCTTGGTACGCGCAGTTCGCCGCGCCGTACGCCAGCGCGAGCGCGATCGTCGCGTACCATGACGGGTGGTAGACGATCGCGACGAACGCCGCCGCCGCGAGCGCCATCAGCGCCGAGGTGACGACGACGATCCGCAGCGGTCCGACGCGGTCGCCGATGCGCCCGGCGTACAGCGCCGCCGGGACGCCGGCGAGCGCCGCGGCGCCGAGCAGCAGGCCGCCGTTCGTCGCCGGGTTCGGCACGTGCACGACGTCGCCGAGAAAGTACTGGAAGAACTCGTAGACCGAGTAGATGCCCATCGTGACCAGCGCGCGCGTCGCCAGCACGACGTAGAACGCGCGGTGCGCGCGCAGCGGCGGAAAGAACGGGCGTGATTCGATCTGCGGGCGCGCGGCGCGCTCGTCGCCGTGGCGGTAGACCGTCGTGAAGGTGAGCAGCAGCGAGGCGGCGAGCGCGGCGGCGATGAACAGGTACGCGGCGCGAAAGTCGCCGCGCTGCGCGAACGGTCCGCAAACGACGGCGCCGGCGACCGTTCCGAGCACCGTCATCACCATCATCCACGCGCTTGCCGTGCCGCGCGCGTCGGGCGGAACGCGGTCGGGGATCGTCGCCGCGTACGGTCCGCCCCAGACGTTCGTCGTGAGCTGCAGCGCGAGGACGGCCGCGGCGAACGCGATCAGCGAACCGTGCGCGCCGAATCCCGCGAGCAGCAACAGCGCGCCGACCGTCGCGAGCCCGCCGCCGGCCACGAACGGCCGGCGGTCGCGCGCGCGGTCGGAGAGCGCGCCGGCGAGCGGCGTGACGACGAGCGCGACGAGCGCGCCGAGATCCATCACGATCCCGAGCAAGAGCTCTTTGTTCTGCGGCGCGAGCGCTTGCACGTGCGCCGGCAGGACGACCGGCAACAGCGCCCCCCACTGCAGGTTGTACGCGAACCAGGGCGCAGCAAGCGCGAGCTGCGTGCCGAGCGAGAGCCGCACTACGGCGTGCCGGGAGGGCGGAAGACGTCGTGCAGCGCCGGCGGAACGTGGACCCAGCCCGCTTGCACGAAACCAAGCACGATCCCGAGCAGCACGATCAGCGCGCCCCCGGCGAGGAACGGGCGCGTCAGCCCGCGGCGTTTCTCGTCGACCTCGCTCTCCCAGGGGCGCAGATACCAGGCGGCGCCGGCGGTGACGACGACCGAGCACAGCATGGTGAAGATCAGGGTGTACTTCGGCACGAGCGCGTCCGCGATAATATGACCGACCTCGGTCGCGTAGATCGCGACGAACAGCAGCTCGAGCCACTCGACCTTCACCTGCACGTCGGCGACTACGCGCGCGTGCTCGATCACCTGCTTCGTCTGCAAGCCCAGCGTCTCGGCGTGGTTGACGTCGCGGAACGTCTCCAGGACGCGCTCGAACCCGGCCTCGTCGATGAAGCCTTCGATCACCTCGCCGTCATCCGCCGCGAGCTCGCGGCGCAGCCGGCCCATCCGCGTCATCAGCTCTTCGCCGGCCTTCACACGGGCCGGCAGATCCTCGGCGGCGCCGCCGCACACCGCGTCGAGACCGCGTGCCAGCGTGACGATCTCGGTGAACTGGCCCTCGAGCCGTTCGGCGGCCTCGCGCTCGGCGCGGACGTACGCGACGGCGGCGCCGCGACGTCCCCACACGGCGAGCAACCCGTGGCGCCGGAAGACGTGCGCGCGCGCGTGCTCCGGCATCGGCGCGGTGTCGGGTGCGTCGAAGAGCGCGCACCACAAGCGCGTCGCGACCTGCGCCGCTAGCGCGTCGTTCAGCACGTCGACGGCGTCGTTCAGCGTGACCGAGGCGAAGCGGTACGCGGGCGGCTCGTCGTGCCGCTGCAGCGCGCCGGCGTACGCCCAGCTCTCGAGCTCGGCGCGCACCAGCGCCGCGACGGGATCGTCGAGCAGGTCCGCGCGCGTTCCGGCCGGACCGAGGGCGGTGCCGGCGTTCGGCGAGACGACGATCGTGCACTCGTAGCTGGCGCCGTCATACCACGGATCGGTGAAGAGCGCTCCGCGGCCCCCGGCGCGCGCTTCGAAACCGCTGCGCGGCGGGCGCGCGCGGGGGTCGGCGTTCGCCGCGCGGAGCGCTGCGATCTCCGCGCGCTGCAGCCGTTCCCAGACCGGATAGAGGTGAAGCCTGCGACCCGGATCGGGATCGAGCGAGACGTAGTACGCCGGCGGCGCGTCGTCGCGAGCGGAGTACGCGACGCACGTGAAGCTGAAGCCTTGGCCGAGCGAGCTGTTGCGCTCGTCGATGCGCGCCCACTCTTTGAAGAGCAGGCACTCCGGATCGCGCAGATAGACCCCGTCGACGGCGCGCCGTTCGGCGCCCTGCCCGAGCTCCGAGGGCTCACCGTCGCCTTCGTCGCGCAACGGGGCCGCGCACGTGCGCGCGTACGCCGCCGCGAAGTCCGGCGGCCCGACCGGGACGAACACGATCCCGGTTCGCGCGCGGGCGAGGTCACGCTCGTAGTGCTCGTTCTCGCGCGCCAGCATCGCAAGCTCGGGCGCGAACGCCGGGCTGTTCGCCAGCACCGAATCGTAGTGCGGGTTCGCGCCGTCGATCAGCCGCGCGCGCACCTCGTTGAAGAACTCGAGCGCGCCGTTCTCGTCGGCGTAGTACGGCCGCCCGCGCGAGAGCGCGGCGTAGAGCACCGAGTGCAGTGCCTCGTTGCGCGCGCAGTAGATGCGGCGCGCGTGATCGACGCAGGCCGCGTACCCGGCGAGCTGCACCGCCCAGCCGAAGCGCGGCGGACAGCGCGCCCCGACCAGCGGCGAGAACCAGTCGATCCGGCGGATGCGGCCGTGCTCCCCTTCGACGTCGTACCAGCCGCGCGCGTCGATGCCGTGCGCGCGCCAGTCGAGCTGCTCGTCCTCTTCGATCAGCCAGCGGGCCAGATACATCGCGGCGAAGGCGTCGAAGTCCGGGTCGCGGTGGGCGACCAGCCAGACGACCTCGGCGCCGTTTCCGGCGAAGCGCGCGCGAATCGCCTCGGCGCGGTGCAGCACTGCCGCCGCCGCGCACGGCGCGCTCCCGGCGGCGACGAAGTGATGGTCGAGGATCGGCGCGTTCTCGCCTTCGGTCCCGTACGCGCGGCCGCCCACGTCGACGGCGAGCTCGTTCTCGTAGAGCGCGCTCGGGTTCGCATGGTCGTCGGGCGCGCGCAGTCCGGCCGCCGGCGTGAACTGCGTGCCGTAGCCGACGAAGCGGTAGCGGAAGAGCTTCGTGCGGAGCTTAGGTGCCGCGATGTCCATCGTTCACCGTCCTCGCGATGTCGCGCGCGATCTGCCCGAAGGAGAAGACGACGCTGTAGTGCGACGCCTGCAGATCGATCCGCTGCGGCTCGCCGTACACCTCCCACAAGCGCTCCTGAAACGCGCGCGGGATGATCCCGTCGTAGAGCGTGACGTACTGGCGGCGCGTGCGCGCGCGCGAGTGCCGGCCGACGATTGCCATGTCGGTGATCGACCACGCGCGCGAGAGCGCCTCGCACCCGACGCCCCGTTCGATCAGCGCGGCCTTGATCTTGCGCGTGAGCAGGCTCTCCCAGGTGATCGCGCCCAGCCCCGCGCCGGACATGATCGGAAAGACGTAGTCGACCGCTTCGCCGAGCGTCGCGAGCCCGGCTTGAAAGCCGCCGCTGGAGATCCCGATCAAGCCGACCGCGTCGTAGTCGCCGCGCAAGAGCCGGATCAGCGCGCGGATCTCGGCGACGAGCTGGCGGAAGTTCGCGACCGTCCAGAACAGGTTCTGGCTGATGAAGTACTCGCCGCTCCACGAGCCTTTCGGCGCGCGCGCGAGGTGGTACGGAACGGTGAGCAGCAGCACGTCGATCCCCTCCCGCGCGAGCGCGCGGCACCAGCGCTCTTCCAGGTGCTGGTCCGGGCGGCTCCAGCCGGGAACCATCAGCAGCGCCGCGCGCGCGGGGCGCGGCGCGCGAAACCAGGTCAGCGGCACGCGCGCGTTCGTCTCTTCGAAGCGGTTCGGCGCCGGCGAAACGAACGCGAAGGTGCGCCGCGGCGCGTCCGGCTCGCCGGCGACCAGCTTCAGCGTGAGCTGCTCGCCGTCGAGAAAGTCGCGGAAGAACTCCGCCGGGCGGTCGAAAAAATCGCGCACCTGCTCGTAGAACGCGTCGATCGAGTAGACCCGGCCGTCGAACGGGTCGGGGTCGAGGGTGAGCCGGCAGCCGGGCCGCGGCGTGGCGAGATAGACGGCGCGCTCGAACCCGCGCGCAAAGAGCTCGCGCGCGTTCACGCGGTGCGGTCCGGGTCCCAGCGCTCGCCGCCGCCGGCGCGGCGCACGCTCTCCGCCGCGGCGTAGGCGCGCTCGACGCTGATCCGTGAGTAGTCGCGCCGCGCGCCCTCGTCGGTGAGGTACGCGCGCACGGCGTCGATGACGAAGCGGCGGAACTCGCGCGAGTACTCGGGGACGCTGTTCGACTGGATCAGCCCGCCGATCAAGTCCGCGATGAGCAAGTAGCGCACGGTGGTGATCCGCGCGAGCGCGACCGCGACGAGGCGGTTCCAGCTCGTCTGCATGATGAAGCGCGAGCTCTGCAGCTCGACCTCGTCGTCGACCGCGGCGCGAACCAGCCGGCGCTCCTCCTCGGCGACGCCGAACTCGTCGAAGACCTGCTGCAGCGCGGTCGGGCTGCGAACGCCGAGCGCGGCGCACGCGCGGCGCACCGCGACCTTCCAGCGCGGGTTGCGCAGCATGTTGCGGCGCAGCAGCAGCTCCGCCATCTGCCGGCCGACGACCAAGTCCGGGAAGAAACCCGCCTTGGCGAGCTCGTGGCCGAAGTCGTCGATGCGCTCCTGCGGCTCGGTCGCCTCGACGTGCTCGAGCACCGCGACGACGATCGGCTCGGCCTCGTTCCACAGCCGGCCGGCGTCGGTCTCGACGATGCCCAGCGTGTCGTGCAGCACCCAGTCGTAGCGCGCGGTTCCCGCGCGCACGCGCGGAACGAACGACTCGGCGAGCAAGCGCAGCGCGGGAACGCACAGCTCCTCGTTCGCGCACGACAAGTTCACCAGCAAGAGCGTGCCGAAGAACTGCGCCGCGTCGCTTCCCGAGGAGACGAGCTCCTCGATCAGGCCGCGGGTCGCCGCCCAGTCCTCGCGCAGCACCGTGGTGAGGGTCGCCATCGCGACGTAGCCGATCACGCTGGTCACGCGGTAGCGCAGCATCCGCAGCGCCAGCGCGCGAAACGGGCTCTCCGGCGCGAGCGAGAGCTGCGCTCGCTCGCCGTTGTGCGCGGCGACGCAGTACGGAAAGAACTCGTAGAGCACGTCGCGCTGGCACAGCCCGCCCTCGTTCTGGACGAAGAAGAGGTTGTTGTCGGCCTGCGAGCCGATCGCGCCGTTCCAGATCTCGATCCCTTTGCGCTCGATCACGCCGTAGGCGAGCCGGCGCAGCGGTTCGAGCGCGCGCGCGAAGCCGCGCTGCGCGGTCAGCGGTCCGATCGCCGGACCGGCCTTCGCGCGCACGAGCGCGCGCAGCCGCTGCATCTTCTCGACCGACTTGAACTGCGAGACGACGGCCGCGGAGGCGAAGTTCACCAGGAAGATCAACCCGCCTTTCGCGCGCGCGCGATCGAACAGCATTCGCGGCGAGAACGCGGGGACGATCTCGTCGACGAACGCGATCACCTGCGGCGAGCCGCCGTCCTCGTTCGCGAAGTGCACGCTGAAGACGTTGCCGAGCCGCTCCAGCGCCGCGCTCGCGTCGGCCGCGCCGCAGGCGCCCAGAAACGCGCGCACCGTCTCGGCCGGGATCCCGGGCCAGTAGTCGACGAACGCGCCGGCGAGCTCGCGCTGCAAGCGCGGCGTGCCGCGGCGGAGCGCGGCGTCGTACAGCTCGCGCGGCGGGAGCACCTCGCGGATCGCGAAGTTAGTGACGATGCGGCGCGCGGCGTCGCGCACGATCGAGGCCGGATGCTCGGCCAGCGCCGCGAGCAGCGGGACGGCATCGGCGAACGCCAGCGGCTCGTCGCGGCGCGCGAGCTGCGCGTGGAGCCAGTGGTCGAGCGCGCCCCCG
Proteins encoded in this region:
- a CDS encoding DJ-1/PfpI family protein yields the protein MPNGRTPPTSIYVMAYDQCDELDVVGPCGVFAAANFFLSQKRSDDDPQPRGKTFTVRVVAVDDSGAVEAQGSAGPLYFVTGIQGLTLGVEPWDGDDLPDLLFVAGGNTEAGTGIRRQAENKAFIGAIARQHTAGKQVVSLCTGVLGLLKAGILRGRRITGHPDVLNELVQSGAHVFNPDWEARVVDDGDLITAGGVTSGIDEALHIVRAFWPDDPQLESDVRDFIDFRYRSPIVGPPSS
- a CDS encoding S9 family peptidase, whose amino-acid sequence is MVPKVAALAAAAVLAGTALAQAALPPPPVAKRIPVTDTYFGTAVVDPYRWMESGGPDLQAFLKAQNDRTRTILDAIPGRAALAARLLELSETSNVSADVVARHGAYFYQKLPPGANSMKLYVRSGIGGAERVLVDPDKLPGPRQAIAFFSVSNDGARVAYGLAAGGSENAVVRVVDVASGKTLPDASDLADFGVTSWADDDKAFYYMKRQAIPPGGSPMAKYQNVRTYRHVVGQPGSADVAVFGAGVDPNLEVPPSAFASVGVSPESPYVGGVLVNGVDPFVSVYAAPKSALANPATIQWKLVIRPADKVTNAAIHGSTVYAMTAKDAPRYKIVKFDVATGSIARATDVVPAGTRVIDGLATASDALYVASREDGLGRITRVGYDGSTRDVPLPVNGSVTGLATEYDRPGFLAQLTSWTASPLWYAYDAQANALVDTKLDPPSPVDFSNIVADEVKVPASDGTPVPLSIVHRRDLKLDGSNPTVLYAYGAYAIPISPGFSAARMAWFEQGGVYAVCHVRGGGEYGEEWHLAGKDANKVKTISDFVDCARWLEAKGYTSPAKLGARGGSAGGITMGGAITTAPSVFAAVLDEVPVSDQLRIETTPNGLPNVPEFGSVKTEQGFKNLYATSAFHHLVKGTKYPAVMLTTGINDPRVDPWQAAKMTAALQYDSASGKPVLLRVDYEGGHGLIGSGRAQAVALNADEYAFLLWQFGDPQFQPKL
- a CDS encoding RNA polymerase sigma factor is translated as MAVVCPADSFDADALLAGALARDLDRAFEQLVVAYRVRVVTFVARMLHDDARAEDVAQDVFVRAYRALRTYPAQRIADLRLRSWLFAIAHNLTRNVFRDAPPPAEPLEYADGAPRAELLAPEPGPEQLALRGEAWRSVDAAIAQLTPALRAAFVLRYVDELPYDEIAATLGQPVGTVKASAHRGLLAVRAQLGANDG
- a CDS encoding MGMT family protein, with translation MADLRDFGFATRRTVPHDFTTKIFAEIGLDRYVVATSVLGDVYLAWSAHGVSAVRLAGDEAAFEAWYRERFDCNCVPALEDDEIASAARAKLGGEDAEVPIDLRSCSDFEQRVLRKASEIGRGHARPYGWLARELGAPDAKRAVGNALASNPVPLLIPCHRVIRADNTSGNYVFGSEAKQRLLEREGLDFEALAAYSRRGFRYVGCERGWFCLPTCGDVLSELDDGAHFGLRDLDDAHAHGLRPCGICRPVAA
- a CDS encoding MFS transporter, translated to MRLSLGTQLALAAPWFAYNLQWGALLPVVLPAHVQALAPQNKELLLGIVMDLGALVALVVTPLAGALSDRARDRRPFVAGGGLATVGALLLLAGFGAHGSLIAFAAAVLALQLTTNVWGGPYAATIPDRVPPDARGTASAWMMVMTVLGTVAGAVVCGPFAQRGDFRAAYLFIAAALAASLLLTFTTVYRHGDERAARPQIESRPFFPPLRAHRAFYVVLATRALVTMGIYSVYEFFQYFLGDVVHVPNPATNGGLLLGAAALAGVPAALYAGRIGDRVGPLRIVVVTSALMALAAAAFVAIVYHPSWYATIALALAYGAANCAYQAVDWALAIAVLPDLADAGKDMGIWHTSFVLPQMIAPGLTGLVLAASKPVSPQLGYALAFAFAALWFGLGTVFVARLYAATGRQIPHGLRP